In the Phaeobacter piscinae genome, CGGTTCCAGCTGTTGATCGAGGTAGGCACGCAGACGCTCCAGCTCGGCAGGTTCGGCGAGGTCCTCGGCGGCGATTTCCTCGTCATGGGCATCGTTGAAGACCTTGTAGTCCGGATCCGCCTCCGACACAGCTGGCGGCGGCGGGGGATCAAGTGGTGCCTCACCATCGGGCATTTCGGTGTCTTCAGCGAATTCATCATCCGCCATTTCATCCATGGAGACCTGCGCCTGACTCTCGTCCTGCTGCTGTTCCTGAGCCTGCTCGGGGTTGGCGTCGGCTTCCTCCTCGTCGGAATCGTCCTGACCGTTGCTGTCGGGGTCCTGCTGCTCCTCAGCGTCCTCTTCAGCGTCGTTTTCCTGCTCATCGTCGAGCTGGTCCGGGTCCTCACCCAGCTGATCGCCATAGCCAAGATCGGTGATCACCTGCCGCGCAAATTTGGCAAAGGTGGCCTGATCCTCGATGGTGTCGTCAAGGTTGGCCAGTGTTTCACCGGCCTGCTGTTCAATGAACCCGCGCCAGAGTTCCATGACATTGGCAGCAGCTTCGGGCATGGGGCGGCCAGTGGCCAGATGGCGGATCAGATAGCCAGCCGAGACCGCCAGCGGCGCCTCGGTTGCGGATTTGATCTGGTCATAGCCCTTGCGCAGGGCCTCGTTCTGGATCTTCACATCAATATTGGAGGCGGTGCCGGGCATGTGCCGCGCGCCCATTGCTTCGCAGCGGGCGGACTCCAGCGCCTCATAGAGGTCCCGCGCCATATCGCCGGGTGGGGCGTATCGGGCATGGGTGGCGGTGTCGTGGAATTTGTGGCGCAGCGCCAGCGCATCGGCGGTGCCACGGGCCAGCAGCACTTCCTCCCGGCTCATCCGGCGGGAGACCTGCGGCAGCCGCATATTGTCCCCGGACATTCCAGCCGGGTCGACGGAGTAGGAGACGTTCAGCTCGGAATCGTCGGCCATCACCTTGGTGGCTTCGGCCAGCGCCTTCTTGAACGGATCGGCGGGGTTATCGTTGGGCTTTTTCATGGTCGCACCTTTTCCGCTAGTCAGCATCGCCCTTGCCCGATCGAAAGTCCAGCGCGTGTGCTGCGGGTAAGGCAGCGGCCGGCCCGGCGGAGTGGGCGAGACGCGCCCACCCATTTTGCCGGTGGCAAGCCGTCGCATTGACGGGGGGCGGGTCGTGCACTGCCCGGCCGGCGGCCGGGCGGCAGTTTACCAGTTAGCCCAGCGAAACGCTGGCAGCGCTTTCGGGCAGCTCTTCGTCAAAGCAGCGCTGGTAGAACTCGGCCACGGTCTGGCGTTCCAGCTCGTCGCATTTGTTCAGGAACGACAGGCGGAAGGCATAGCCCACATCGCGGAAAATCTCGACGTTCTGTGCCCAGTTGATCACGGTCCGGGGCGACATCACAGTGGAGAGGTCGCCGTTCATAAAGGCGGTCCGGGTGAGGTCGGCAATGGTCACCATCTGGGAGATGGTCTTGCGCCCCTCGGCAGTGTTGTAATGCGGCGCCTTGGACAGCACGATGGCCGCTTCGGCATCATGGCTGAGGTAGTTCAGTGTCGCCACCAGCGACCAGCGGTCCATCTGGGCCTGGTTGATCTGTTGGGTGCCGTGGTACAGCCCGGTGGTGTCCCCAAGGCCCACGGTGTTGGCGGTGGCAAACAGGCGGAAGTAGGGGTTCGGGGTGATGATTTCGTTCTGGTCCAGCAGCGTCAGCTTGCCGTCATGCTCCAGCACCCGCTGGATCACGAACATCACGTCGGCGCGGCCGGCATCATACTCGTCGAACACGATCGCAACCGGGTTGCGCAGCGCCCAGGGCAAGATGCCTTCGTGGAATTCGGTGACCTGCTTGCCGTCGCGCAGCTTGATCGCGTCCTTACCAATGAGGTCAATCCGAGAGATGTGGCTGTCGAGGTTCACCCGCACGGAGGGCCAGTTCAAACGGGCGGCAACCTGTTCGATGTGGGTCGATTTGCCGGTGCCGTGGTAGCCTTGGATCATCACGCGGCGGTTGTGGCTGAAGCCTGCTAGGATGGCCAGTGTGGTTTCGGGATCGAATTTATAGGTGGGGTCCAGAGCCGGAACCCGGTCAGAGCCTTCGGCGAAGCCCTTGACGGTCATATCCGTATCAATTCCGAACACATCGCGCACCGAAAAGGTCTCGGTGGGTTTCGCGTTCATATCCAGCAAACCGTCGGTCATCGCAGTCGATCCTTATCCTCATCCGCGCAGCGTCCGTCGGCTGCGGGCAATCCGCTGGATTGGTGCCTGATCTTGTCTGCAATCGCAAGGGGCCATGACCGGGTTTGACCAGCTGTCGTGACGTTTGGATCAAAACTGGCCCTATGGGGGCTGTCCTCGCTACCGGACGCGCTATGTTTCCTCCGCCTAACGCGTGTTGTGCTGAAGGACGGCGGCGCTGTGGGATGTCGCTGCAAACGCATAGCGGGGTTGCGTCTACGGGCGGTCTGCGGCGCCCTGATGGGCAAATGAGCCCTGTACAAAAGGGGGCAAAGCCGATATCAGCGCGCACTTGGATGATGCCATCCGCGTTCCTGCGCAGTCGGGGACATTCCCGATATCGGCGTGCCCTCTGGCGGCGCGCCCCGCAGCAAGCGAAATGAAATCTTGAAAACAGCACTCGAACAAGCGCTTCAGGCGCGCGGCTACGAGCATTTGACACCCGTGCAAGAGGCCGTCACCGCAGCCGAGCTGGATCAGTCCGACCTTCTGGTGTCGGCACAGACCGGATCCGGCAAAACCGTAGGCTTTGGCCTGGCGATGGCCCCCACATTGTTGGGCGACGCCGAGAAACTGGACCGTGCCGATCTGCCGTTGGCGCTGGTCATTGCGCCGACCCGCGAATTGGCGTTGCAGGTCAAACGCGAACTTGGCTGGCTTTATGCCGAAGCGGGCGCGCAAGTGGTCTCCACCGTTGGCGGTATGGATATGCGCGATGAGCGGCGCGCGCTGGAACGTGGCGCCCATATTGTTGTGGCAACGCCCGGGCGTCTGCGCGACCACATTATGCGCGGCTCCATCAATCTGTCGCAGGTCCGCGCCGTAGTGCTGGACGAAGCCGATGAGATGCTCGATCTGGGCTTCCGCGAAGACCTTGAGTTCATTCTGGGCGAATCCCCGGAAGAGCGCCGGACCCTGATGTTCTCGGCCACCGTGCCTGCGGGCATTGCGCGGCTGGCGGAGACCTATCTGAAGGATCACCAGCGCATCAAAACCGTGGCGGAAGCCTCGCAGCATGCTGACATTGAATATCAGATGCTGGCCGTGGCGCAGCGGGATGTTGAGAACGCAGTTATTAACGTGCTGCGCTTCCACGAGTCGCCTAATGCGATTGTGTTCTGCAACACCCGCGCGGTGGTGAATCGGATGACCACACGGCTGAGCAATCGCGGATTTTCCGTGGTTGCCCTGTCCGGCGAGCTGTCCCAGGCGGAGCGGTCCAACGCGCTGCAGTCCCTGCGGGACGGGCGCGCGCGGGTCTGCGTGGCAACGGATGTGGCGGCGCGCGGGATCGACCTGCCGAAGCTGGATCTGGTCATTCACGCGGATCTGCCATCCAGCCATGAGACGCTGTTGCACCGGTCGGGCCGTACTGGCCGTGCCGGGCGTCAGGGCGTGTCCGCGCTGATCGTGCCACCAAAGGCAAAGGGCAAGGCCCTGCGCCTGTTGCGGTCGGCCAAGATCACGGCAGAGACCAGCCCGGCCCCCAGTGCCGATGATGTCCGCACCCGCGACTTTGAGCGCCTTCTGGGCGACAAGGCCTGGAGCGAACCGGTCAGCGAAAATGAGACCGCCCCTGTGGCAGAGCTGGTTGAGCGGTTCTCGCCCGAGCAGCTGGCCGCCGCCTATCTGCGTCTGTTCCACGATCGCCACAGCGCGCCTGAGGAGCTGAGCGATCCGCAGCACGACAAACGTGAGCGCCAAGAACGCGCGCCCTTTGGTCCGTCCGTGTGGTTTGCCGTCAGCGGTGGCCGCAAGGCCGGTGCCGAGCCGCGCCGACTGCTGCCTGCGCTGTGCAATGCCGGTGGGCTGACCAAGGATGATATCGGCGCGATCCGGGTTCAGTTTGACCAAAGCTATGTGGAAGTGCGCGAAGGCAGCGCCGAAAGCTTCTGGGGTGCGGTGAAACATGACGGTCTGGAAGAGGGGGCAAATGTCACCCGTCTGGACAAGGCGCCGGATCTGCCCAAATCTCCACGTCCGCAGGGGCGTGAAGGCGGTGGTTTCCGCGATGACAAGCGCGGCCATCGTGGACAGGATCGTGGAGATCGCGGCGGCGAGCGGGGGGAGCGTAAGCCCTATGGCGACAAGCCCCGCTATGACAAGCCGCGCGGCGACAAGCCTGCTTACGGTGATAAGCCACGTGGTGAAAAACCATATGGTGACAAGCCTCGTGCCAGCAAACCCTATGGCGATAAACCGCGTGGTGACAAACCGGCCTATGGCGACAAACCCCGTTTCGATAAGCCCAAGCGCACAGGTGAGGGCGGCAAAGCCACGGTGACCGCACGCGGGTCGTCGGACCGGGTGGCAACGCCGTCGGCGCCTGCCAAACCTGCGGTTCCGGGCAAGCCCAAAGGCGATTGGTCCAATCCGGGGAAATCCGGTCGCAAGGGGCCGCCACCGCCGAAGGGCAAGCCCAACAGCAAGAAGAACAAGGCGCGTGCAGCCGTTTCCGGAAAGCCCGGCGGCAACGCGCGACCGCAGCGCAAGGGCAGCTGAGCCGCCTATCAGCGTAAAATGAAGAAGCCACGGCACCAATGTGCCGTGGCTTTTTTGTTTTGTCGTGACTGCAAGTCGTGTTGGGAAACCTATCGACTGGTCTTTGGATTTCTCC is a window encoding:
- the cobT gene encoding cobaltochelatase subunit CobT, producing MKKPNDNPADPFKKALAEATKVMADDSELNVSYSVDPAGMSGDNMRLPQVSRRMSREEVLLARGTADALALRHKFHDTATHARYAPPGDMARDLYEALESARCEAMGARHMPGTASNIDVKIQNEALRKGYDQIKSATEAPLAVSAGYLIRHLATGRPMPEAAANVMELWRGFIEQQAGETLANLDDTIEDQATFAKFARQVITDLGYGDQLGEDPDQLDDEQENDAEEDAEEQQDPDSNGQDDSDEEEADANPEQAQEQQQDESQAQVSMDEMADDEFAEDTEMPDGEAPLDPPPPPAVSEADPDYKVFNDAHDEEIAAEDLAEPAELERLRAYLDQQLEPLKGAVSRLANKLQRRLQAQQNRSWEFDLEEGILDAGRLARVVANPTTPLSFKREKDTEFRDTVVTLLLDNSGSMRGRPISIAAICADVLARTLERCNVKVEILGFTTRAWKGGLAREAWLNEGRPQLPGRLNDLRHIIYKGADAPMRRTRDNLGLMMKEGLLKENIDGEALEWAHRRMIARQEARKILMVISDGAPVDDSTLSVNPANYLEKHLRDVIAMVERRKQVELLAIGIGHDVTRYYDRAVTITDVEQLAGAMTEQLAALFDSDPRARARVMGIKRAS
- the cobS gene encoding cobaltochelatase subunit CobS yields the protein MTDGLLDMNAKPTETFSVRDVFGIDTDMTVKGFAEGSDRVPALDPTYKFDPETTLAILAGFSHNRRVMIQGYHGTGKSTHIEQVAARLNWPSVRVNLDSHISRIDLIGKDAIKLRDGKQVTEFHEGILPWALRNPVAIVFDEYDAGRADVMFVIQRVLEHDGKLTLLDQNEIITPNPYFRLFATANTVGLGDTTGLYHGTQQINQAQMDRWSLVATLNYLSHDAEAAIVLSKAPHYNTAEGRKTISQMVTIADLTRTAFMNGDLSTVMSPRTVINWAQNVEIFRDVGYAFRLSFLNKCDELERQTVAEFYQRCFDEELPESAASVSLG
- a CDS encoding DEAD/DEAH box helicase produces the protein MKTALEQALQARGYEHLTPVQEAVTAAELDQSDLLVSAQTGSGKTVGFGLAMAPTLLGDAEKLDRADLPLALVIAPTRELALQVKRELGWLYAEAGAQVVSTVGGMDMRDERRALERGAHIVVATPGRLRDHIMRGSINLSQVRAVVLDEADEMLDLGFREDLEFILGESPEERRTLMFSATVPAGIARLAETYLKDHQRIKTVAEASQHADIEYQMLAVAQRDVENAVINVLRFHESPNAIVFCNTRAVVNRMTTRLSNRGFSVVALSGELSQAERSNALQSLRDGRARVCVATDVAARGIDLPKLDLVIHADLPSSHETLLHRSGRTGRAGRQGVSALIVPPKAKGKALRLLRSAKITAETSPAPSADDVRTRDFERLLGDKAWSEPVSENETAPVAELVERFSPEQLAAAYLRLFHDRHSAPEELSDPQHDKRERQERAPFGPSVWFAVSGGRKAGAEPRRLLPALCNAGGLTKDDIGAIRVQFDQSYVEVREGSAESFWGAVKHDGLEEGANVTRLDKAPDLPKSPRPQGREGGGFRDDKRGHRGQDRGDRGGERGERKPYGDKPRYDKPRGDKPAYGDKPRGEKPYGDKPRASKPYGDKPRGDKPAYGDKPRFDKPKRTGEGGKATVTARGSSDRVATPSAPAKPAVPGKPKGDWSNPGKSGRKGPPPPKGKPNSKKNKARAAVSGKPGGNARPQRKGS